CCGGTCGCCGTCGACGACGAACGCGACGACCGTCCCGGCCGCGAGGCGCTCCGCGAACCACCGCGTGCACGTGGCCTGCCAGTCGTCCTCGTCGGCGCGGGGCACGCCCATCGCCTGGAGCATGAGGCGACGCAGGCGGGTGAGCGCGGCGGCGTCGCCCTCGCCGGCGCGGCGGACGGTCACGGGCTCGAGCGTGCGCGCGGGCGCGTCGTCGTCCCGGCGCGCGGGCTCGTCGGGGGTGTCGGCGGCGGTCTCGACCGGCGACGACGCGCGGTCCGCGCCCGCGGCGAGCGGCGGGTGGTCGGCGGGCGTGGTGCGGAACCGCGCCTGCGGCTCGTCGGACAGCGCCGCGTCGAGACGGGCGCGCACCGCCGCCGACAGCGGCGGCAGGGCGTCGAGCGGGAACCACGCGGCCTCGAGGTTCTCGCCGTCCGCGGGGTACGGCTCGCCGCCGACCCACCGCATGAGGAACACGAGGTCGAGGTACTGCGCCCGGTCGCCGTTGGCGTACGTCATGGGCGCGAGGACCTCGACGAGCGCGAGCCGCACGGCCTCGGCGTGCACCGCGGCCTCCTCGAGCACCTCGCGCGCGGCCGCGACGGCGGGCTCCTCACCGGGGTCGACGATGCCGCCGACGGGCGACCACGCGCCGGTGTCGGCGCGGCGCACCAGCAGGACCTCACGCGCCGACGAGCCGGCCGACGCGGCCGACCCACCCGGCGCGTCCCGCACGACGACCGCGGTCGCGCCCGTGAGCCACAGCGGGTCGGTGCCGATCTTCTCCCGCAGCGCGAGGATGAACTCGGGCGTCGCCACTCAGGCGCCCGCGTGCGTGCCGTCGACGGCGTACGGCTCGATCGCCGCGACCTCCTCGTCGGTCAGCGGCGGCGCGGACAGCGCGGCCACGTTGTCCTCGAGCTGCGCGACCGACGACGCGCCGATGAGCGCCGAGGTGACGCGCTCGTCGCGCAGCACCCAGGACAGCGCGAGCTGCGCGAGCGACTGTCCGCGCCCCTCGGCGACGGCCGCGAGCGCGCGCGCCCGCTCCAGGTACGTGGGCGAGATCGCGTCGGGCGTGAGGAAGTGCCCGACGGACGCGCGCGAGCCGGCCGGCACGTCCCCGGACAGGTACCGCCCGGTGAGCAGCCCCTGCTGCAGCGGCGAGAACACGATCATCCCGATGCCGAGGTCGCCCACGGCGTCGAGCAGGGACTCGCTCTGCCCGTCGGCGACCTGCTCGACGTGCCGGTTGAACATCGAATAGCTGGGCTGGTGGATGAGCAGCGGTGTGCCGAGGTCCGCGAGGATCCGCGCGGCCTCGCGCGTCGCGGACGGCGTGTAGTTCGAGATGCCCGCGTACAGCGCGCGGCCCGAGGTGACCGCGGTGTGCAGCGCGCCCATGGTCTCCTCGAGCGGCGTGTCGGGGTCCATGCGGTGGGAGTAGAAGACGTCGACGTAGTCGAGGCCCATCCGCGCGAGCGACTGGTCGAGCGACGCGAGCAGGTACTTGCGCGACCCGCCGTCCCCGTACGGGCCGGGCCACATGTCGTAGCCGGCCTTGCTGGAGATGACGAGCTCGTCGCGGTACGGCCGCAGGTCGGCGGCGAGCACGCGGCCGAAGGTCTCCTCGGCGGAGCCGTACGGCGGGCCGTAGTTGTTCGCGAGGTCGAAGTGGGTGACGCCGAGGTCGAACGCGCGGCGCAGCACGGCGCGCTGCGTCTCGTACGGCGTGCCGTGCCCGAAGTTGTGCCACAGGCCGAGCGACAGCCCCGGCAGCCGCAGCCCGCTGCGCCCGACCCTGCGGTACGTCATCGCGTCGTAGCGCGTCTCGTCGGCACGGTAGGCGGGCTCGGTGGCCATGCGGGCGGTTCCTCTCGTCGGGCGGTGCCTTGCACGCTATCCGACGACGCGCGCAGGTCCGGACCTGCGCGTCCGGGCGTCAGGCCAGGACCGGTGTGGACTCGCGCAGCACGACCTCGGTCGGCACCTCGACGACGCGCGGCGCACCGTTGCCCGCCTCGAGCACGAGCCGCATGGCCTCGGTGCCGACCTCCTCGAGCGGGATCCGCACGGTCGTGAGTCCGGGGACGACGTCGCGCAGCGTCGTGATGTCGCCGAAGCCCGCGAGCGCGAGGTCGTCGGGCACGACGAGACCCGCGGCCCGGGCCGCGGCGAGCGCGCCGAGCGCCATGACGTCGTTGACGGCGAACACGAGCTGCGGGCGGGCGCCGGACGCGAGCAGGCGCGTCATGGCGTCCTCACCGCCCTCGTGGTCGAACCCGCAGGTGAGCACGCGCTCGTCGGGCACTGGCGCGCCCAGCGCGGCGAGCTCGGACGTGAACGCGGTGCGCCGCTCGCGCGCGGTGAGGTGGTGCTCGGGGCCTGCGAGCACGGCGACGTCGCGGTAGCCGCGCCCGTGCAGGGCGCGGGCGAGTGCGCGGGCGCCGTCGACGTTCGCGACGTGCACCGCGTCGGTGCCGAGCACGGGCTGGCCGACGACCGCGGCGGCACCGCCCGACGTCCGGTACTCGTCGAGCGCGTCGCGCAGCGCGTTCGCGGTGCCCTCGTCGTCGTACCGGGACCCGGCGATGACGATCGCGCGCGCCCGCTGGCGCCGCAGCAGCCCGACGATCTCGACCTCGCGCGACGGGTCCTGCTCGGTGCTCGCGAGGATCACCTGCAGCCCGGCCCGGCCGGCGGCGTGCGCGACGCCGCGCGCGATCGTCGAGAAGTACGGGTCGGCGATGTCGTGCACGACGAGTCCGACGGACGTGGTCCGGCCACGCGCCATGGCCTGCGCGTTCGCGTCCGGCGAGTAGCGCAGGCGCTCGGCGGCGGCGAGCACCCGCGCGCGCAGCTCCGGCCCGACGGTGCGGGTGGGGCTGCCGTTGATCGCGCGGGAGGCGGTGGCGAGCGAGACGCCTGCCTCGCGGGCGACGTCGCTCAGCGTCACGGGTCCGGCCATGCGCACGAGACTAGGGGACCGCTCGTCGGGAAAGCGGTATCCTCGGGGTGACCCCGCTCGGCACGACTCACCCGCGAGGACGACGATGACGAACTCTTCCGCCGGCGTGCTCGTGCTGCGCGACGACGACCACGTGGGTGTCGCGACGCGCGACCTGCCCGCCGGCACCACCGTGCCGCTGCCGGGCGGTACGACGCTCGTCGTCCGCCACGGCATCCCCCGCGGGCACAAGCTCGCGCTGCGCGCCGTCCCCACAGGCAGCGCCGTGCACAAGTACGGACAGTCGATCGGCCGCGCGACACGCGACATCGCGCCCGGCGACCACGTCCACACGCACAACCTCGGCATGGCCGACGACGAGCGCACCTACGAGGTCGGCACCGCGCGCACCCGGCTGCCCGCACCCGCGCAGCCCCGCACGTTCGACGGGTACCGCCGCGCCGACGGCCGCTGGGGCACGCGCAACTACGTCGGCATCGTGACCTCGGTCAACTGCTCCGCGTCGACCGCACGCCTGGTCGCGGACCAGTTCCGCGGCCGCGTGCTCGACGCGTACCCGCACGTCGACGGGGTCGTCGCGCTCACGCACGACACCGGCTGCGGCCTGGTCCCGACGAGCGAGGGCGCGCAGCTCACGCTGCGCACGCTGCGCGGCTACGCCGACCACCCCAACATCGCCGCGCTCCTGGTGCTCGGCCTCGGCTGCGAGATGCTCCCGCCCGCCGCGGTCCTCGACGGCCTCGACCTGCCCGCCGACAAGCCCGTGCGCGTCCTGTCCATCCAG
The sequence above is a segment of the Cellulomonas palmilytica genome. Coding sequences within it:
- a CDS encoding LacI family DNA-binding transcriptional regulator; the encoded protein is MAGPVTLSDVAREAGVSLATASRAINGSPTRTVGPELRARVLAAAERLRYSPDANAQAMARGRTTSVGLVVHDIADPYFSTIARGVAHAAGRAGLQVILASTEQDPSREVEIVGLLRRQRARAIVIAGSRYDDEGTANALRDALDEYRTSGGAAAVVGQPVLGTDAVHVANVDGARALARALHGRGYRDVAVLAGPEHHLTARERRTAFTSELAALGAPVPDERVLTCGFDHEGGEDAMTRLLASGARPQLVFAVNDVMALGALAAARAAGLVVPDDLALAGFGDITTLRDVVPGLTTVRIPLEEVGTEAMRLVLEAGNGAPRVVEVPTEVVLRESTPVLA
- a CDS encoding GNAT family N-acetyltransferase, with translation MATPEFILALREKIGTDPLWLTGATAVVVRDAPGGSAASAGSSAREVLLVRRADTGAWSPVGGIVDPGEEPAVAAAREVLEEAAVHAEAVRLALVEVLAPMTYANGDRAQYLDLVFLMRWVGGEPYPADGENLEAAWFPLDALPPLSAAVRARLDAALSDEPQARFRTTPADHPPLAAGADRASSPVETAADTPDEPARRDDDAPARTLEPVTVRRAGEGDAAALTRLRRLMLQAMGVPRADEDDWQATCTRWFAERLAAGTVVAFVVDGDRGDGTTGPVACAVGDFQEHAPEPWNPSGRRGHVFNVSTEPAYRRRGYARATVMALMTWFHDETEVTRVGLSATPDGRAMYEHLGFAEPFGRELVWRIAR
- a CDS encoding aldo/keto reductase, with protein sequence MATEPAYRADETRYDAMTYRRVGRSGLRLPGLSLGLWHNFGHGTPYETQRAVLRRAFDLGVTHFDLANNYGPPYGSAEETFGRVLAADLRPYRDELVISSKAGYDMWPGPYGDGGSRKYLLASLDQSLARMGLDYVDVFYSHRMDPDTPLEETMGALHTAVTSGRALYAGISNYTPSATREAARILADLGTPLLIHQPSYSMFNRHVEQVADGQSESLLDAVGDLGIGMIVFSPLQQGLLTGRYLSGDVPAGSRASVGHFLTPDAISPTYLERARALAAVAEGRGQSLAQLALSWVLRDERVTSALIGASSVAQLEDNVAALSAPPLTDEEVAAIEPYAVDGTHAGA